In Ovis canadensis isolate MfBH-ARS-UI-01 breed Bighorn chromosome 3, ARS-UI_OviCan_v2, whole genome shotgun sequence, one DNA window encodes the following:
- the UBE2N gene encoding ubiquitin-conjugating enzyme E2 N — protein MAGLPRRIIKETQRLLAEPVPGIKAEPDESNARYFHVVIAGPQDSPFEGGTFKLELFLPEEYPMAAPKVRFMTKIYHPNVDKLGRICLDILKDKWSPALQIRTVLLSIQALLSAPNPDDPLANDVAEQWKTNEAQAIETARAWTRLYAMNNI, from the exons GAAACCCAGCGTTTGCTGGCAGAACCAGTTCCCGGCATTAAAGCAGAACCAGATGAGAGCAACGCCCGTTATTTTCATGTGGTCATTGCCGGCCCTCAGGATTCCCCCTTTGAGGGAGGGACTTTTAAACTTGAACTATTCCTTCCAGAAGAATACCCAATGGCAGCCCCTAAAGTACGTTTCATGACCAAAATTTATCATCCTAATGTAGACAAGTTGGGAAGAATATGTTTAGATATTTTGAAAG ATAAGTGGTCCCCAGCTCTGCAGATCCGCACAGTTCTGCTATCGATCCAGGCGTTGTTAAGTGCTCCCAATCCAGACGATCCATTAGCAAATGACGTAGCGGAGCAGTGGAAGACCAATGAAGCCCAAGCCATAGAAACAG CTAGAGCATGGACTAGGCTATATGCCATGAATAATATTTAA